The window CCTCTCCAACTTGATCCCCACCCCGGAATCCGCTAAACTAGACAGTCTTGGCCCAAACACGAGAAAAACCCGATGAAGCCCGGCATTCATCCCGATTACAAGGAAGTCACCGTCCAGTGCGCCTGCGGAAACAACTGGCAGACGCGCAGCACGGCTGATTCGATTCACGTCGAGATCTGCTCTGTCTGCCACCCGTACTACACGGGCAAGCAGCGTCTGATGGACACGGCCGGCCGCGTCGAACGCTTCCAGAAGAAGTGGGCGAAGCAGGACGCAACGGCGGGCAAGTAATCGAAGAGCCGGGTCAGCCCGGCTCTTTCACTATCCGATAGCAACATGAGCTGGCAGGATCGGGTGCCTGAGGTGCAGCGTCGCTTCGAGGCGCTGACGGAGGCGCTCGCGGATCCGGCGGTGCTGGAGTCGCGCGAGCGCTACGCGGCGACGGCGCGCGAGCATTCCGAGCTGGCGCCGGTGGTCGAGGCGGCGGCGCGCTGGCAGAAGGCGCGGGTGCGGCTGGACGACGTGCGCAGCGTGATCGCGGCCGGCGACGATCCCGAGCTGGTCGAGCTTGCGGAGATGGAGCTCGAGGAGCTGGAAGCCGAGGAGTCGCGGCTCGAGGCGGAGCTGCGTCGCCTGCTGGTTCCGAAGGATCCGCTCTCCGATCGAGCCGCCGTGGTCGAGATCCGTGCCGGCACCGGTGGCGACGAGGCCGGCCTTTTCGCCGCAGACCTGTTCCGCATGTACAGCCGCTACGCCGACAGCCGCAACTGGAAGATCGAGCTGGTCGATCTGTCTGAGGGCGAGCGGGGCGCGTACAAGGAAGTCGTCTTCATCGTGCGCGGTTCTGACGCCTACGGCGACCTGCGCAACGAGTCGGGCGTGCACCGCGTGCAGCGGGTGCCCGCCACGGAAAGCCAGGGGCGGATCCACACGTCCGCCGCGACGGTCGCGGTGCTGCCGGAAGCGGAGGACGTGGACGTCGACATCCGCGAGGAGGACCTGCGGATCGACGTGTACCGCAGCTCGGGCCCGGGCGGCCAGTCCGTGAACACGACCGACTCGGCGGTGCGCATCACGCACATCCCGACGGGCGTCGTGGTGACCTGCCAGGACGAGAAGTCGCAGCACAAGAACAAGGCGAAGGCGCTGCAGGTGCTGCGCAGCCGACTGCTCGACGCGAAGCTGGCGCAGCAGGAGGCGGAGCGGTCACGCGAGCGCAAGACGCAGGTCGGGACGGGCGATCGCTCGGCGAAGATCCGGACGTACAATTTCCCGCAGAGCCGTGTCACCGATCACCGGATTGGCCTGACCCTGCACAGCCTGCAGGACGTGCTGAACGGTGACCTCGACGAGCTGATCGGCGCGCTCAAGCTGGCGCGTGAGGCGGAGCGGCTCGAGGGCGCAGTCGCCTGACGGCGTTGCCCGAAACGGCGCTCGCCCTGGCGCAGAAGGCCGCGCAGCTCCTGCGCGAGCGCGGCTTCGAGAATGCGCGGCTCGAGGCCGAGCTGCTGCTGGCCGGCGTGCTCGGCGTGAAGCGGCTCGAGCTGTACACGCAGTTCGACCGGCCGATCAACGACCGGGAGCTGGAAACGTTCCGCGCCTGGGTGCGACGGCGACTGAAGCACGAGCCGCTGCAGTACATCACCGGCGACGTCCAGTTTCGTTCGCTCCGGCTCAAGGTCGATCGGCGCGCGCTGATCCCGCGGCCGGAGACAGAGGTGCTGGTCGGCGTCGTGCTCGAACACCTGCAACGGCAGACGACGTCCGTCCCGCGGGTGCTCGACCTCGGCACCGGCACCGGCGCGATCGCCCTCGCCATCCTGGCCGAGCACCCGGCAGCGACGGCCGTCGCGACGGACGTGTCGCTGGACGCGCTGGCGCTGGCAGGCGAGAATGCAGCGCTGACGGGCCACACCGGGCGGATCGAGCTGCTGCATGGCGACCTGTGGGACGCCGTGCCGGACGAGCGGTTCGACGTCGTCGTCTCGAACCCGCCGTACGTCGCGGAGCGCGAGGCGGCCGACCTCGCCCCCGAAGTGCGCGAGTGGGAGCCCGGCAGTGCGCTGTTCGCGGCCGCGGACGGGCTCGCGGTGCTGGAGCGCATCGTGGACGGTGCCGCGGCCCACCTGCAGCCCGGCGGATTGCTCGCCCTGGAGCTGGGGCTCGGGCAGGCCGAGGCCGTGGCAGCGCGCATCGATGCGACGCGCGCATTCGAGACCGCCCGTATCACGCAGGACCTGGCCGGACGCCCGCGCATCGTCAGCGCGGTGCGTGCGCCGGCGGAAGACAACGAGTAACGATGGAACCGGACCGGCGGCGCACTGCGCGCCGCTCGTCGTCACGGAAGGGACGCTGTAGATGAACGAAGCAATGATCGAAAAGGCACGCGAGCTCGGGCGCATGATCGGCCAGACGGAGGAGTACAAGGCGCTCGGCCGCGCGCGTCAGAACCTGGACAGCGATCGCGATGCGGTCGAGGCCCTCAACGCGCTCGCCGAGCTGGAGGCGCAGATCGCGAGCGCGCTGCGGAGTGGACAGGAGCCGTCGCAGGAGGCGCAGCAGGCGTACGAGGCGTCGTTCGGCAAGCTCCAGGGCTCGACGGTCTACCAGGCACTGGTCGCGGCACAGAGCAACTTCGACAAGGTGCTCGGCAAGGTGAACGACGAAATCGGGAAGGGCATCGAGCTCGGCGCGCAGTCGCGGATCATCCTTTCCTGACCCGCACATGCCCAGCCTCGACAGCCTGCGCGGCGCAGTCTACGGCATCATCGATCCGCTCACCGACTGGCTGAGCGCAAAGCGTGTTCACCCGAACGCGCTCACGACGATCGGCTTCTTCGTGACCTGCAGCTCCGCGCTCGCCTACCATCAGCACCACGTGCGGACGGCTGGCTTTCTCATCCTGCTGGGCGGCTTCTTCGACATCCTGGACGGGCGCGTCGCGCGCCTGACCGGGCTGGGCAGCAAGTTCGGGGCGTTCTACGACTCGACGCTCGACCGCATCAGCGAGATCGTGGTCTTCCTCGGACTGCTCTCCCTCTACAACGACTACCGGCTCGAGCTCGGCGACGTCGGCATGATCTACCTGATCATGCTTGCAATGGCGGGCTCCCTGATGATCAGCTATACTCGCGCGCGGGCGGAGGCGATGGGGCTGGATTGCCGCGTCGGCCTGATGCCGCGCGCCGAGCGGGTCGTGCTGCTCGGCGCCGCATCGCTCTTCTTCGGCGAGGCGTGGGACGGACTGGTGCTGAAGGGCGTCATCCTCATCCTCGCCGTGCTCACGAACCTGACGGCCTTCCAGAGGATCGTCTGGGTCTATCAGCACGCGCGCGGCGTGCCGCTCGACGAGTAGCACGCGCGACGATCGAGCAGCGCACAACATACTCGAGGACTACACAGGCATGGCCAACAACCAGAACATCGCACCCGCCACCGGTCGTCTCGGTGTGCTGCTTCCCGGCATGGGCGCGGTTGCGACGACGTTCATCGCGGGGGTCGAGGCGGTCCGCCGCGGCATGGCGGAGCCGATCGGCTCGCTCAGCCAGCTCTCGCACATCCGGCTCGGCAAGCGTACCGACGACCGCAACCCGCTGATCCGCGAGCTGCTGCCGCTCGCTTCGCTGGACGACATCGTGTTCGGCGGCTGGGACCCGATCCCGGACGACGCATACGAGACGGTCGTGAAGGCGGGCGTGCTCGAGGCGAAGGATTACGAGCCGATCGCGGACTTCCTCAAGTCGATCCAGCCGATGCCGGCCGTCTTCGACCGGAAGTACGTGAAGCGGCTCGACGGGACCAACGTCAAGAAGGGCAAGAACAAGCGCGACCTCGGCGAGCAGCTGCGCGAGGACATCCGGCGCTTCAAGGAAGAGAAGGGCTGCGAGCGCCTGGTCATGGTGTGGTGCGGCTCGACGGAGATCTTCCTGAAGCCGGGCCCGCAGCACGCGACGCTGGCCGCGTTCGAGAAGGCAATGGAGGAGAACGACGACGCGATCGCGCCGTCGATGATCTACGCCTGGGCCGCACTGCAGGAGGGTGTGCCGTTCTGCAATGGTGCACCGAACCTGACGGTCGACCTCCCGGCGATCCAGGAGCTCGCGCTCCAGAAGAACCTCCCGATCTCGGGCAAGGACTTCAAGAGCGGGCAGACGATGATGAAGACCATCCTCTCGCCCGGGCTCAAGGCGCGCATGCTCGGCCTGAACGGCTGGTTCAGCACGAACATCCTGGGCAACCGCGACGGTGCCGTGCTCGACGATCCGGACTCGTTCAAGACCAAGGAGGAGTCCAAGCTCGGCGTGCTCGAGTACACGCTCCAGCCGAAGCTCTACCCGGAGCTGTACGGCAACGTCTACCACAAGGTCCGCATCGAGTATTACCCGCCGCGCGGTGACAACAAGGAAGGCTGGGACAACCTCGACATCTTCGGATGGATGGGGTACCCGATGCAGATCAAGGTCGATTTCCTCTGCCGCGACTCGATCCTGGCCGCCCCGCTGGTGCTCGACCTGGCCCTCTTCAGCGACCTGGCCGCACGCGCCGGCATGAGCGGCATCCAGGAATGGCTCTCGTTCTACTACAAGAGCCCCATGACGCCCGAGGGCCTCTACCCCGAGCACGACCTGTTCATCCAGCACATGAAGCTGAAGAACACGCTGCGGCACCTGGCGGGTGAAGAGGTGGTGACGCATCTGGGGCTGGACTACTACGAGTAACGCGAACAGCGGGCCGTCAGGGCCGGGGCCCAGGGCCCTGGGCCGAGGGGTGACGCCGCTTCAATGATCAGCAGGAGATGCTTCGCGAGGCCACGGATGACGACTCTTCGTGGCCTCACGAGTTACCTGACGTGGGCGGGGCGCGGGCAGACGCCCCCGCCCC is drawn from Longimicrobiales bacterium and contains these coding sequences:
- the rpmE gene encoding 50S ribosomal protein L31 — protein: MKPGIHPDYKEVTVQCACGNNWQTRSTADSIHVEICSVCHPYYTGKQRLMDTAGRVERFQKKWAKQDATAGK
- the prfA gene encoding peptide chain release factor 1; its protein translation is MSWQDRVPEVQRRFEALTEALADPAVLESRERYAATAREHSELAPVVEAAARWQKARVRLDDVRSVIAAGDDPELVELAEMELEELEAEESRLEAELRRLLVPKDPLSDRAAVVEIRAGTGGDEAGLFAADLFRMYSRYADSRNWKIELVDLSEGERGAYKEVVFIVRGSDAYGDLRNESGVHRVQRVPATESQGRIHTSAATVAVLPEAEDVDVDIREEDLRIDVYRSSGPGGQSVNTTDSAVRITHIPTGVVVTCQDEKSQHKNKAKALQVLRSRLLDAKLAQQEAERSRERKTQVGTGDRSAKIRTYNFPQSRVTDHRIGLTLHSLQDVLNGDLDELIGALKLAREAERLEGAVA
- the prmC gene encoding peptide chain release factor N(5)-glutamine methyltransferase gives rise to the protein MPETALALAQKAAQLLRERGFENARLEAELLLAGVLGVKRLELYTQFDRPINDRELETFRAWVRRRLKHEPLQYITGDVQFRSLRLKVDRRALIPRPETEVLVGVVLEHLQRQTTSVPRVLDLGTGTGAIALAILAEHPAATAVATDVSLDALALAGENAALTGHTGRIELLHGDLWDAVPDERFDVVVSNPPYVAEREAADLAPEVREWEPGSALFAAADGLAVLERIVDGAAAHLQPGGLLALELGLGQAEAVAARIDATRAFETARITQDLAGRPRIVSAVRAPAEDNE
- a CDS encoding YlbF family regulator — encoded protein: MNEAMIEKARELGRMIGQTEEYKALGRARQNLDSDRDAVEALNALAELEAQIASALRSGQEPSQEAQQAYEASFGKLQGSTVYQALVAAQSNFDKVLGKVNDEIGKGIELGAQSRIILS
- a CDS encoding CDP-alcohol phosphatidyltransferase family protein — protein: MPSLDSLRGAVYGIIDPLTDWLSAKRVHPNALTTIGFFVTCSSALAYHQHHVRTAGFLILLGGFFDILDGRVARLTGLGSKFGAFYDSTLDRISEIVVFLGLLSLYNDYRLELGDVGMIYLIMLAMAGSLMISYTRARAEAMGLDCRVGLMPRAERVVLLGAASLFFGEAWDGLVLKGVILILAVLTNLTAFQRIVWVYQHARGVPLDE
- a CDS encoding inositol-3-phosphate synthase — encoded protein: MANNQNIAPATGRLGVLLPGMGAVATTFIAGVEAVRRGMAEPIGSLSQLSHIRLGKRTDDRNPLIRELLPLASLDDIVFGGWDPIPDDAYETVVKAGVLEAKDYEPIADFLKSIQPMPAVFDRKYVKRLDGTNVKKGKNKRDLGEQLREDIRRFKEEKGCERLVMVWCGSTEIFLKPGPQHATLAAFEKAMEENDDAIAPSMIYAWAALQEGVPFCNGAPNLTVDLPAIQELALQKNLPISGKDFKSGQTMMKTILSPGLKARMLGLNGWFSTNILGNRDGAVLDDPDSFKTKEESKLGVLEYTLQPKLYPELYGNVYHKVRIEYYPPRGDNKEGWDNLDIFGWMGYPMQIKVDFLCRDSILAAPLVLDLALFSDLAARAGMSGIQEWLSFYYKSPMTPEGLYPEHDLFIQHMKLKNTLRHLAGEEVVTHLGLDYYE